TTCTTTCCCTTGAGCAATCGTCGAAGTAACTCCGATGCCAGTAATGTACAACTCAGGCTGACTGTAATTTTTCATATAGAACCTCTGCTAATTCCCCGATGTTTTTCACACCAAAAAGCTCTACACGAGGAATATTTAAGTTCAATTCTTCCATTGCTTGAACTACAATCTCAGCTCGATCCACCGAGTTTGCACCTAAATCTAATAACTGATCTTCCGATTTGAAATGATGATCCTCCAATTCCGGAAGTACCTCACAAATAATGCGCACAATCATCTCGAAAATCTCCTGCTTATTCATATTTTCCTCCTAAAATAGTTTGATTTAGCAAAAATGAATGAATTCTATCATTGAGTAAGTCTGCAGTTGCTTTCATGATTTTGATACCGATCTTATCCACGTGCCGATTCCGCCAGTTATCTAATTCGGTACCTTTCACCCATTGATTAAAAGCTCCCAAAGCAGGTCCGCAGTGAATCTGATAATCTACTCTGGATTCTTCACTACCACTTAAAGCTAAGCGTGTACCGTATCCAAAATACCATCTAAAGACCAAAGCCATTTTATGCTTCGGATTTTGCTCAGCCTTCTCAATCTCTTGGGCTGGATAATAGGCCTTAATCTCCTGATACACCTCTGCGATACTTCGCTTAAAATATTTTTCCTGAATTTGCTTTAATGTTTGCTCATCTATTTCATCTAACGAATTATATCGACGATATAATTCGTGCAATTTGTTGGCCCGCGATGGGAAAAATAACCCTTTTTTCAGCACCTGAACTTTACTGCCCATTTCAAAACTATCCCCTGCCGGAGCATAGTCCGTATCCTGAACATTCATTTGCAGCAATAAATCTTTTACCCTGTCGCTTGTTCCTGCCTCTACCGTACATTGATTAATCGAACCAGTAAGGATAAAATCTGCACCTAACATAAACGCGGCCATCGCTGCTTCGGGAGTTCCAATTCCTCCTGCAGCGCCAATTCGTACCCGCTTATGATATTTGTACTTTTCCATCATTTCGTTCCGCAACCGTGACATGGATGGAATTAGGGTATAAGCGACTCCGCCATCGGTATGACCAGCTGAATCGGCTTCAACGCATATATCATCAGCAACAGGAACTTCTCTTGATAATTCAGCTTCTTCCGGTGTAATTTGATTTTTTTTCAGCAGTTCTTGAAGAATATGCTCCGGAGCAGGGCTTAGGAAGGTTTCCGCAACTTCCGGTCGAGATACTTTTGCTATAATCTTATGTAAAGTGACCACATTCCCATTGGAATCTCGTTTTAATCCTTTAGCGTGAAATCGAACGAGAGACGGTGTAACGGTTAGAAAAGCCGATGCCTCTACATTTCTAACTTGCATACGTAGGAGAAGATCAATCATTTTATTTTCTCGTTCCGCATTTCTCAAATTATGCACCAAGTTAACACCGTAGGCTTGTCCATGAGCAATATGGTATTGAATATACCTGATACTATCTTCGGTCTGCTGTAAATCCAAACCCCCAGTACCAAAAAAACCCATCATTCCAAGCTTCGCCATACATACAACCAATTCTTTTGAAGAAATTCCATGATACATTCCACCGGCAAGGTAAGCGTATTGCAGGCTATAATCTTCTTTAAACTCGGAGTCGCCTAAAGATTCGGCTGTTATCTGATTGGAAAATGAGCACTCTAATGCAACTGAATTTGTCGATGACTGCGCTCTGGATTTAGAAGAGTTAAGCGTAACAACTGCTGGTGGCCTCTCCATTTCTTGTACCTGACTAAGCCAAGGATTTACTGGTTCATCATTGTATTCAACTTCCATCCCAACGGCCATTGGATTCATTTCACTCCATACTTGCCTTTCTTGGTAGATATCAACTTTCAAGGGCTCTACTTCCCTTTTAATTTTTTCAACTAATTTACTCAAGACCGTTCCAGGACCAATTTCTAAAAAATCCGAAACCCCCATCCCCATAAGATACTGTATCGATTCCGTCCACCGCACCGGCTGAACTATTTGCTCAATTATATTGGTCTTGATTTCAGTCAATCGGTATGGTCTTGCCGTAAAGTTAGAAATGACCGGGATTCTAAATGATTGAAAATTGAAATTTCCGATATACTCTGAAAATCTCTGTTTTGCTTCTAACATGTAACGTGAATGAAAGGCACCACTTACATTCAGCGGAATATACATGGTTGCCCCAGAAGATTCGAAAATACCCTGTGCTTTAGCAATATCCGATACAGGCCCAGAAATGATAATTTGCTTTAAACCATTCAAATTAGCAATATCAATAGATGACAAATCATTTTCGATCAGTATCTTTTGTATTACTTCCTGAGTAAGACCCAGAATTGCTGCCATTCCACCGTTGGTTGCCTGACTCATCAATTCTCCTCTTTTTTTCACCAATTGGAGACCTGTTTCAAAGTCAATTACCCCGGCTGCAAATAAAGCATTATATTCTCCTAAACTATGTCCGGCTACAAAATCAGGTTTCCTACCCGAATCTGATATTGCTTTTAAGTAACTTAACGCATTAACAGTGTAGAGCGCTGGTTGAGTATATTGTGTTTGATTAAGTTGCTTGTTAGGATCAGATAAACACAATTCTTTGATACAGTAACCTAATATTCCACTTGCCTTGTTTGTTATTTCTCGGAATTCATCAAACAGTCCCTCCCCCATCCCTTTTTTCTGAGAACCTTGTCCTGGAAATAGGTAAGCTATCATTCTGCTATCAACTCTCCTTTTCTGGGTATCGATTTTCGATGATTTGTACTCCTGTAGCACATTTTCTAAACGATTGTTATTTGATTGAAAAGCACTCAATATTGGAATACTCTTGGAAGTCGACCCAGATGCGGTGTTTTTTTTGAAAAAATGAGCAAGGGTACCGCTAGGCCCTAAGTCGAAGTAATTACCTGATGTCACACTTTCAATAGTCTGAATCGCTTCTTGAAATAAAATGGGCTGGCGAACGACAGACCATAAATAATCCCGTGGCAAAAAATTACGAATCTGAGCGTCTACACAAGAAACGATCGGGATTTTGGGCATACGAATATCAATTTTCTTTAAAAATGTAGTAAATTCATCTTTAATTGGATCAATGTATCGTGAGTGAAAACCAAAGCTAACAGGAATTCTTTGAAACAAGATATTTTGATTCTCCAAATAACTTTCAATTTGTTGTAGTGAATCGGACGATCCAGAAATCACAAAATGCTTTTTAAAATTTAATGCTGCCAATTCACTTTGGTTATACAAAATTGGCTTTTGTTCGAATAGACTCGCCTCATCCATAATAGCTGTCATTCCGCCTGAAGGGCATTTCTCTTCTATTAATTTTGCTTGTTTAATTAGACATGTAATTGAATCTTCTATTGTTACCACTTCGGAAATGCAAGCAGCTGTATATTCTCCCAAACTCGTTCCAAGTACATAGTCAGGTTCCACTCCGTTGGCTATAAAAACTTGAGCCAACGCATATTCCACCATAAAAATAGCCGGATGAGTATATAGCAACCGAACAAATGGCTCCCTTATATGTTTATTTTCATGATATAATTTATGGACAATAGAGATTCCTACTAGATCTTGAACGATTACATCTAAATTATGCATCCACTTTCGGAAAACAGCCTCATTTTCATACAAATGTCTTCCCATTTGATTGTATTGAGATCCCTGACCTGAAAACATAAAAATTATTGGCTTACGATCCATTCCCTAACTCCTTCAAAGTATCAAACATATTTATAATTTTTGGGTTGATTAGGCCGCATTCGAAATCTCACAAAAGTTTCAACGTCGTCAATTTGAAAATATAAATTATTTTCTATTACATATTTCATAGGCTTACCCGGAAATATACCGAAAGAATGCCCTGGATAGATCAATACATTCGGTTCAATCATCGATCTAATTCTCTGCATACTCTCAAACATCCGGTAAGGATCCCCTCCATATGTACTACATATCCCACAGCCTTCTATGAAGATCGTATCCCCTGTAAACAAACTGTGTGATAACGAATAACACACTCCCCCGACTGTATGACCGGGTGTTAAAATACAGGTAATTGCAGTTTCCCCCAATAATATCCTACTTCCATCATTTAAAACTTGCATATTGGAACACTGAAATTGATAAAAATGAGCCTCATGTATTGATATGTAAACTTTACAATTATATCTAGATACTAACGGTTCTACTAATTGAACATGATCCTCATGGGAATGAGTGAGTAAAATCATCACGATTTGCAAATTATTTTTCTCTATTACACTGCAAATTGCAGGCATATCCCAAGCTGGATCAACAATTGCTGCTTGCTTGGTCAAACGATCTACTATAATATAGACATAATTAATTATTTTTCTCCCTAATCTCAATACCATTACATCATAAGTCATATCTTTGTACCTCTTTTAAAGTTGCCAAGTGCTAAACACTTGTTTCTAAAAAAGTCTTATCACCCTACAAAAAAGAGGTGCTGAATATTAGCACCATAAACGTAAACTATCTACCGTATTTTTATCTTATGTTTCACAGACCTGCTTTAACTAATAATTGTTTGATAGGTTCGATATCTAATTTCATCTGTCTTGGATAAACAATAGAGCAAACTTCATACTTGAATAGCAGAGAGATCGCCTCGTATTGGGGAAAATTAACAAATCGACTGACAAAATAGCCATTCTGCTGTTCCATTCGTTTAAGTTCAAACAGTTGAAGTGGAACCGTAATCCCAGTCCGCAAAACTTTGGATAATGCCTCTTTTACCGTCCACAATACAGTCAAGAACCCTGAATAATGGGAATTTACAGTATTGGCTAACAAAACCTCTGAATCTGTCATCTGTGATTCCAATATAGACTGTAGACGTTCATCTATGCTTTCTAAGTCGATCCCCATTGGCATATAATCCGTATGGGCTATTGATGCTGCAAGCTTGTGACAATGCGTAATACTGACCTGATAATTTCCCTTGCGGGGATGCACCACAACGGGATGCTGGAATATTCCCTGATCAATACAGATAGATTCTAGACGCTTCTCACGGATACACTTAGAAATTGCCTGCTTGGCAGCCATTCTTCCAGACAAATAGCTCTGAATTCGCCTGTCAAACTTAAGTAGATCAAAATAACGGCGCTCGATTGGATGCAAATAATAAACTTCCTTTGAGGCTTGACTCAAGCCCGTTGTCGGAAATAAAGATAAATACACTCTATAACTATCATCTTGGCTGTCAGTAATCGAAACTGCCCATCTATCATAGCTGCTCTCCACGTTTATCGAAGCTCCTTAAGATTTCAAAATACTTTACTATGAAAAGACAAATTTTCTACCATCCAAATATAGGTACAGCTTCGCCCTGTCATCTATATGTAAAATATACACTACACTATTGCAATATGACCTCAAAGCTACACCAACGTACCGAAGCAACGATTGGTTTCGACTCTGATTTTTTTAATCACTTAACTAATTAACAATTACCATTGTCTGATGGCGTCAACATCTCAATGCCGATATCTATCATTTTTTCATTTCCCATAATCTGTAGAACGATTCGAGCTCTTTTTTTACGTTTATCAATCTTCTTTATTATTCCTTCATTCCCTTTTAATGGACCATCATGCACTGTAACCCGTCCATCTTCTACATAAAAGAAGGAAAAGTCAATTACTTCGTCTTTCCCTATAAGTTGCAGGACTTGATCCATTTCTTCGTCTTCAATCTTTGAAAATAATTCGAAATCATCTTCTTTAACATTTCCCATATCAAGCCCACATAATTTTTTATCTCGTTCGTTAGTGTTTTGATACTTATTTAGAAGACGATAATACCTTGGTATTTTCTTAAGTTTATAATAAGTTTTTACATTCATCTTAGTATTCACAAAAACATAACCGGGAAAAATTGTTTTGCAAATTTCGTAATTCTTACCTTGTCTACGTTCTATTATTTTTCTTTTAGGTACAATTGCATGAATGCTCCCCCGGACAAAAAACTTATAAATCATTGTCCGAACTAAGTCTTCTTGTCCTGCTTGAACAAAAAGTACATACCAACCCATTTTATCGAAGTACTCCTCCCTTTCCATCCAATCGAGATAGAAAAAACGCTATCAGCTTGGAAACATCGTTTACTCCTCTAGCAGAAAACGATTCTTTTGTCTCTATGGAGGTTTGAAAGACCATCAAAAAATCGTGTTGGGAACTAAATCATTCCCTATTTTTACCACCCTCTAACATTTTAACATATAGAATATTCCATTTCAATATTATTAAAAATTTCAATAAACCTACTATACTGTTAAATACATACAAGAATAGTAATCCGTTTATTACACAACGACGTTCGGCTAATTTACTGCAGAATAGAAAGTGGATGATAGCTAAGCTAAAATGGTATGAGAAACAGGGGGAAACATGGCTATCTTCTCCTAGCGGAGCGGACTCGTGAGCATATGCTGCAAGCCGGATATTTTGCATGCCGATGAAACAGTTCTCCAGTCTGAAGCAACCAATCACGACTTTCTTTTTACGATCATTAAGAATATCGTTGTTCTGATAAATCTTCGATCTTTCTATCTTAAGCTGTGCCTTATCTCCACGTCGTCGCATTCCACAGATGTCGCTGTTTTGCTACCTCATCTTCAGTTATTGAAATCTCGAGATAATATCCTGACAAGATAGAGGCTATTTTTTTAGAATCAGTTTCATGTCATACAGCTGCGTGTCCGGTTTATCCTCCTGTAGGCAAATCAAAGGGGCGTCTTGTTGAGCTTGATGCAGCACGGGGGTTGGCTGTCATAGGGATGTATTTTCAAAAGTTCGGGCTGAACGAGAGGATTGCTGCGATCACACGACGTTACTATTTGTGCTCTGTGGCGGCATTTCCTACTCGATCATGGCGCAACGCATGAAGGATCAAGAAACGGAAACAACATCGTTCCGGGCACGGATTATCGGTTAGTTCTCCTTGAATTACTCGATCGATCACCATATAGACGGAGCAACAAGAAATTGAGCCTACCAAGTTCCCTTTCTTTGTTAAAATCTCAATTAATCTGTACTATTTCCTTCTGTACCTTACTAGAAAGTCTGTTAGAGTTGTTAGCTTCCAATTCCCCATGTAGATACTTTTCGTCTAACGAATCAAGCATTGTTGTTTTCTTTTCCAATTGCATCTTTTACTCATTCAGTTTAAGTTCCATTGGTCTTTTGTCCTGTAATGAATCCAGATTATATTTTTAACGATACGCTTTTTCTTAACCCCCGAAATTGGATTCGAGTCATCCCCTCTTATCCGATGAAGCTAATATCGAGAGCACAGAGGGGGATTTTTTATACAACGATAACACAACACTATTCAATCGAATTTAAACAGCAACTCATTCAAGAAGTCTGAAACGCAAGCCAAGTAGCTAGGCAGCATGGATCGGTGCCAAAATAATCAACAAAGTATCTAGATTTTAAAAAAATAAGTTCGGTAGATTACCGAACTCAGGCAGGCTAGATGGGGATTAAGTTGTCCACTTGACAGGGAAAGATCACTTTAAGGAAGGACATTATGGGATAGCATACAAGAAGTTTAATTAAACACGCAGATCTAATCCTCACAACAGTTTTATGATTCTGTCACACTCTTCCGCAACATACTGATCATGTGTAACGAAAATGATTGTTTTGCCTTCATTATTGAGTCCCTTTAGAAGCTTAACAATTTCGTTTCTGTTGTCAATATCCAATGAGCCAGTAGGTTCATCGGCAAGGATGATGTCGCAGGGTTTTAACAAGGTTCTCGCAATCGCCACCCTCTGCTGCTCTCCACCTGAAAGGCCGTATGTTTTTTGCTTGAGCGGTATATCCATCCCCACCTTCTCCAGCGCATCCATTTTTAACTTTTGCTTTTCCTTTTTTGATTTTCTT
This is a stretch of genomic DNA from Brevibacillus laterosporus DSM 25. It encodes these proteins:
- a CDS encoding acyl carrier protein, with protein sequence MNKQEIFEMIVRIICEVLPELEDHHFKSEDQLLDLGANSVDRAEIVVQAMEELNLNIPRVELFGVKNIGELAEVLYEKLQSA
- the fabD gene encoding ACP S-malonyltransferase produces the protein MDRKPIIFMFSGQGSQYNQMGRHLYENEAVFRKWMHNLDVIVQDLVGISIVHKLYHENKHIREPFVRLLYTHPAIFMVEYALAQVFIANGVEPDYVLGTSLGEYTAACISEVVTIEDSITCLIKQAKLIEEKCPSGGMTAIMDEASLFEQKPILYNQSELAALNFKKHFVISGSSDSLQQIESYLENQNILFQRIPVSFGFHSRYIDPIKDEFTTFLKKIDIRMPKIPIVSCVDAQIRNFLPRDYLWSVVRQPILFQEAIQTIESVTSGNYFDLGPSGTLAHFFKKNTASGSTSKSIPILSAFQSNNNRLENVLQEYKSSKIDTQKRRVDSRMIAYLFPGQGSQKKGMGEGLFDEFREITNKASGILGYCIKELCLSDPNKQLNQTQYTQPALYTVNALSYLKAISDSGRKPDFVAGHSLGEYNALFAAGVIDFETGLQLVKKRGELMSQATNGGMAAILGLTQEVIQKILIENDLSSIDIANLNGLKQIIISGPVSDIAKAQGIFESSGATMYIPLNVSGAFHSRYMLEAKQRFSEYIGNFNFQSFRIPVISNFTARPYRLTEIKTNIIEQIVQPVRWTESIQYLMGMGVSDFLEIGPGTVLSKLVEKIKREVEPLKVDIYQERQVWSEMNPMAVGMEVEYNDEPVNPWLSQVQEMERPPAVVTLNSSKSRAQSSTNSVALECSFSNQITAESLGDSEFKEDYSLQYAYLAGGMYHGISSKELVVCMAKLGMMGFFGTGGLDLQQTEDSIRYIQYHIAHGQAYGVNLVHNLRNAERENKMIDLLLRMQVRNVEASAFLTVTPSLVRFHAKGLKRDSNGNVVTLHKIIAKVSRPEVAETFLSPAPEHILQELLKKNQITPEEAELSREVPVADDICVEADSAGHTDGGVAYTLIPSMSRLRNEMMEKYKYHKRVRIGAAGGIGTPEAAMAAFMLGADFILTGSINQCTVEAGTSDRVKDLLLQMNVQDTDYAPAGDSFEMGSKVQVLKKGLFFPSRANKLHELYRRYNSLDEIDEQTLKQIQEKYFKRSIAEVYQEIKAYYPAQEIEKAEQNPKHKMALVFRWYFGYGTRLALSGSEESRVDYQIHCGPALGAFNQWVKGTELDNWRNRHVDKIGIKIMKATADLLNDRIHSFLLNQTILGGKYE
- a CDS encoding MBL fold metallo-hydrolase; amino-acid sequence: MTYDVMVLRLGRKIINYVYIIVDRLTKQAAIVDPAWDMPAICSVIEKNNLQIVMILLTHSHEDHVQLVEPLVSRYNCKVYISIHEAHFYQFQCSNMQVLNDGSRILLGETAITCILTPGHTVGGVCYSLSHSLFTGDTIFIEGCGICSTYGGDPYRMFESMQRIRSMIEPNVLIYPGHSFGIFPGKPMKYVIENNLYFQIDDVETFVRFRMRPNQPKNYKYV
- a CDS encoding 4'-phosphopantetheinyl transferase family protein yields the protein MESSYDRWAVSITDSQDDSYRVYLSLFPTTGLSQASKEVYYLHPIERRYFDLLKFDRRIQSYLSGRMAAKQAISKCIREKRLESICIDQGIFQHPVVVHPRKGNYQVSITHCHKLAASIAHTDYMPMGIDLESIDERLQSILESQMTDSEVLLANTVNSHYSGFLTVLWTVKEALSKVLRTGITVPLQLFELKRMEQQNGYFVSRFVNFPQYEAISLLFKYEVCSIVYPRQMKLDIEPIKQLLVKAGL
- the loaP gene encoding antiterminator LoaP gives rise to the protein MGWYVLFVQAGQEDLVRTMIYKFFVRGSIHAIVPKRKIIERRQGKNYEICKTIFPGYVFVNTKMNVKTYYKLKKIPRYYRLLNKYQNTNERDKKLCGLDMGNVKEDDFELFSKIEDEEMDQVLQLIGKDEVIDFSFFYVEDGRVTVHDGPLKGNEGIIKKIDKRKKRARIVLQIMGNEKMIDIGIEMLTPSDNGNC